The genomic stretch AACATCAACAGCTTTCAGCCGTCGTCGATGGAATGACGACGTTTGTCGACGCTTTGGGTACAGACGGGAGAGCACCAGCACCTGTGATGTTGCGGGCCATGCTTTACTACATACGCGAGTACCCGGAACAGGTTCATCACCCCACGGAAGACAGGTATTTATTCAGGCGCTTGCGACAGCGGACGGATGAACTGGACGACGTTCTCAACGAGCTAGAGGCGCAGCGTATACAAGGCGAAGCACGGGTGCAAAACCTCAAGCGCGCGTTGATGCATTATGAGCTCGTAGGTGATTCGGCTGCGCCTGCGCTGCAGAGGATGGTGGAGGATTACCGGGCCTTCTACAGTCATC from Paraburkholderia hospita encodes the following:
- a CDS encoding hemerythrin domain-containing protein, whose amino-acid sequence is MQPAVARRAIQTSMREHQQLSAVVDGMTTFVDALGTDGRAPAPVMLRAMLYYIREYPEQVHHPTEDRYLFRRLRQRTDELDDVLNELEAQRIQGEARVQNLKRALMHYELVGDSAAPALQRMVEDYRAFYSHHGRLEEDVVLPAALRFLTPADWVELDEAFDANRDPFDRSEIEGDLAHLYSMIVSTIPCTGE